The sequence ACCGCGACGGCTGCTACGGCGCCGTCAAGTTCGCGACCGCGTGCGCCGCCGCCGGGATCGACCCGATCCTCGGCGTCGACCTCGCGGTCGAGCCGTCGGGCCTGCTCGGCGGGCTGCCCTCGTGGGCGGACCCGTCGGCGGGGGCGGGCCGCGGGACCGGCGCGCGGC comes from Aquipuribacter hungaricus and encodes:
- a CDS encoding PHP domain-containing protein, which encodes MSFTHLHVASGYSLRHGASTPAALVSRAAELGMDALALTDRDGCYGAVKFATACAAAGIDPILGVDLAVEPSGLLGGLPSWADPSAGAGRGTGAR